The Amycolatopsis mongoliensis genome includes a window with the following:
- a CDS encoding transketolase-like TK C-terminal-containing protein, whose product MTQASATDRETGTLAAIERRVLWLATAIVHQANRVRPNPSGLKVGGHQASCASLVSIMTSLWFRHLRPEDRVSVKPHASPVLHAINYLLGELDEAYLPTLREFGGLQSYPSRAKDPDPVDYSTGSVGIGATAPIWGALARRYLTTRGSSAGTGRQYSLVGDAELDEGAIWEAILDPGVAELGEIVWIVDLNRQSLDRVVPNIAAGRLQGMFDAAGWQVLTLKYGRLLEELFTRPGGAELRARIDAMPNPEYQRLLRCDAAQLRDRLPAGNAALAALVASLDDETLLAAIRNLGGHDLGSLDEVFASISDSRPTVIFCYTVKGRGLPTQGHPQNHSSLLTVAQMEELASSLGTDLASPWEGFASGSPEAVLCTEVASRLRRPDIPSVPSLELPVDIGRTPSGTATTQAALGRVLLDLTREAPEAAKRVVTVSPDVSSTTNLGGWVNKVGVWSATERRDWFEDDPETIMHWREKPTGQHVELGIAETNLVGLLGELGATWSRWGEPLLPIGVMYDPFVERALEPWSFGIYAGGQSILIGTPSGVTLAPEGGAHQSITTPSIGIEQPGCVSYEPAFAIDTEWTLLAALGRLGKPGGTSSYFRLSTRPVDQTLADVPTDPAARERRRRQAVAGAYLLRRASSPAVTLAAMGALVPDTLAAAVRLAQVGVEADVVCVTSPGLLFEALQARSGRGGAESWILDQAFPASRAKPLVTVLDGHPHTLAFLAGINRVPSVALGVTGFGQSGSLEDVYRHHGIDTDAIIRAALDVVS is encoded by the coding sequence ATGACTCAGGCCTCCGCGACCGATCGGGAGACGGGCACACTCGCCGCGATCGAACGGCGGGTGCTGTGGCTCGCCACCGCGATCGTGCACCAGGCCAACCGCGTCCGGCCCAACCCGTCCGGGCTCAAGGTCGGCGGGCACCAGGCGTCGTGCGCGTCGCTGGTCTCGATCATGACGTCGCTGTGGTTCCGGCACCTGCGCCCCGAGGACCGTGTCTCGGTGAAGCCGCACGCGTCGCCGGTGCTCCACGCGATCAACTACCTGCTCGGCGAGCTCGACGAGGCCTACCTGCCGACGCTGCGCGAGTTCGGCGGCCTGCAGAGCTACCCGAGCCGCGCCAAGGACCCCGACCCCGTCGACTACTCGACCGGCTCGGTCGGCATCGGCGCCACCGCGCCGATCTGGGGCGCGCTGGCCCGCCGCTACCTGACCACCCGGGGCTCGTCGGCCGGCACCGGCCGGCAGTACTCGCTGGTCGGCGACGCCGAACTGGACGAGGGCGCGATCTGGGAGGCCATCCTCGACCCGGGTGTCGCGGAGCTCGGCGAGATCGTCTGGATCGTCGACCTCAACCGCCAGTCGCTCGACCGCGTCGTGCCGAACATCGCGGCCGGGCGGCTGCAGGGCATGTTCGACGCGGCCGGCTGGCAGGTGCTGACGCTGAAGTACGGGCGGCTGCTGGAGGAGCTGTTCACCCGGCCCGGCGGCGCGGAGCTGCGGGCCCGCATCGACGCGATGCCGAACCCCGAGTACCAGCGGCTGCTGCGGTGCGACGCCGCCCAGCTGCGCGACCGGCTGCCGGCGGGCAACGCCGCGCTGGCCGCGTTGGTGGCTTCGCTGGACGACGAGACTCTGCTGGCCGCGATCCGGAACCTCGGCGGCCACGACCTCGGGTCGCTGGACGAGGTCTTCGCGTCCATTTCGGACAGTCGCCCGACGGTGATCTTCTGCTACACCGTCAAGGGGCGCGGGCTTCCGACGCAGGGACATCCGCAGAACCACTCGTCGCTGCTGACCGTGGCGCAGATGGAGGAGCTGGCTTCCTCCTTGGGGACGGACCTCGCTTCGCCGTGGGAGGGCTTCGCATCAGGGTCGCCTGAAGCGGTCTTGTGCACTGAAGTCGCTTCGCGCCTTCGCCGTCCTGACATCCCTTCGGTGCCGTCGCTCGAGCTGCCCGTCGACATCGGGCGGACACCGTCCGGGACCGCGACGACACAGGCGGCTTTGGGACGCGTGCTGCTCGACCTGACGCGCGAAGCGCCCGAAGCGGCGAAGCGGGTCGTGACGGTCAGCCCCGACGTCAGCTCGACGACCAACCTCGGCGGCTGGGTCAACAAGGTCGGCGTCTGGTCGGCGACCGAGCGCCGCGACTGGTTCGAGGACGACCCCGAGACGATCATGCACTGGCGGGAGAAGCCGACCGGCCAGCACGTCGAGCTGGGCATCGCCGAGACGAACCTGGTGGGACTGCTGGGGGAGCTGGGCGCGACCTGGAGCCGGTGGGGCGAGCCGCTGCTGCCGATCGGCGTCATGTACGACCCGTTCGTCGAGCGCGCGCTGGAGCCGTGGTCGTTCGGCATCTACGCGGGCGGGCAGTCGATCCTGATCGGCACGCCGTCCGGCGTCACGCTCGCCCCGGAAGGCGGCGCGCACCAGTCGATCACCACGCCGTCGATCGGCATCGAGCAGCCCGGCTGCGTCAGCTACGAACCGGCGTTCGCGATCGACACCGAGTGGACGCTGCTGGCGGCGCTCGGCCGGCTCGGCAAGCCGGGCGGCACGTCGTCGTACTTCCGGCTCTCCACGCGCCCGGTCGACCAGACCCTGGCCGACGTGCCCACCGACCCGGCGGCGCGCGAACGCCGTCGCCGTCAGGCCGTCGCGGGCGCGTACCTGCTGCGCCGTGCGTCTTCCCCGGCGGTCACGCTGGCGGCGATGGGCGCGCTGGTGCCGGACACCCTGGCGGCGGCCGTGCGGCTGGCGCAGGTGGGCGTCGAGGCCGACGTCGTGTGCGTGACCAGCCCGGGCCTGCTGTTCGAGGCTCTGCAGGCCCGGTCGGGCCGGGGCGGCGCGGAGTCGTGGATCCTCGACCAGGCGTTCCCGGCTTCGCGGGCGAAGCCGCTGGTCACCGTCCTCGACGGGCACCCGCACACGCTGGCGTTCCTGGCCGGGATCAACCGGGTGCCGTCGGTCGCGCTGGGCGTCACGGGCTTCGGTCAGTCCGGGTCGCTGGAGGACGTGTACCGCCACCACGGCATCGACACGGACGCGATCATCCGGGCGGCGCTGGACGTCGTCAGCTGA
- a CDS encoding class I SAM-dependent methyltransferase, which translates to MRWSSRRAEVVPSPNIWYYQADYELENRAQDRGGEIWRVLREEGDWAGRDVLDVGCGDGFHLPRFARDARSVLGVEPHEPLVRSALERVKGLPNVDVRRGRAQRLPVRSASVDVVHARTAYFFGPGCEPGLAEAERVLRPGGVFLIVDLDVTSEPYGTWMRADLPHYDPAAVERFFARAGFGCRRVATEWRFDTVGDLEAVLKIEFSKRVAEQAIAESVQRNGNRAHDLTLPVGYRVHTRVKPTGLVLPGHSAVSSEEAEDSSSSSPRMP; encoded by the coding sequence GTGCGGTGGTCGTCCCGGCGCGCGGAGGTCGTGCCGAGTCCGAACATCTGGTACTACCAGGCCGATTACGAGCTGGAGAACCGGGCGCAGGACCGCGGCGGCGAGATCTGGCGAGTGCTGCGCGAGGAGGGCGACTGGGCCGGCCGGGACGTGCTGGACGTCGGCTGCGGCGACGGGTTCCACTTGCCGCGCTTCGCCCGGGACGCGCGCTCGGTGCTCGGGGTGGAGCCGCACGAGCCGCTCGTGCGAAGCGCGCTCGAGCGCGTGAAGGGTCTGCCGAACGTGGACGTCCGGAGGGGCCGGGCCCAGCGGCTGCCGGTCCGCAGCGCGAGCGTCGACGTCGTCCACGCGCGCACGGCGTACTTCTTCGGGCCCGGCTGCGAGCCCGGGCTGGCGGAGGCCGAGCGGGTGCTGCGGCCGGGCGGGGTGTTCCTGATCGTCGACCTCGACGTGACCAGTGAGCCCTACGGCACCTGGATGCGCGCCGACCTACCGCACTACGACCCCGCCGCCGTCGAACGGTTCTTCGCCCGGGCCGGCTTCGGCTGCCGGCGGGTCGCCACCGAGTGGCGGTTCGACACGGTGGGCGACCTCGAAGCGGTGCTGAAGATCGAGTTCAGCAAGCGAGTCGCCGAACAGGCGATCGCGGAGTCGGTGCAGCGTAATGGGAATCGCGCGCACGACCTGACGTTGCCGGTGGGCTACCGCGTCCACACGCGGGTCAAGCCCACCGGCCTCGTCCTGCCAGGTCACTCGGCTGTCTCTTCCGAAGAAGCCGAGGACTCGTCCTCGTCTTCGCCGAGGATGCCGTAG
- the rlmN gene encoding 23S rRNA (adenine(2503)-C(2))-methyltransferase RlmN has translation MTALPLVFDAPKRGLPPRHLADLSVAERAAAVAELGEKPFRAKQLSNHYFSRLTVDPAEMTDIPAASRDRLVADLMPTLLTEVRALAADNGATRKTLWRAHDGTLLESVLMRYPDRATLCISSQAGCGMACPFCATGQGGLDRNLSTAEIVDQVRSAAAVMRDGTMPGGPGRLSNIVFMGMGEPLANYKRVVAAVRRITDPAPGGLGIGQRSVTVSTVGLAPAIRKLADEKMQVRLAVSLHTPDDELRDTLVPVNERWSVDEVLSAARYYADTSGRRVSIEYALIRDINDQPWRAELLAKRLRKHLGQLVHVNVIPLNPTPGSKWDASPKPVEREFVRLVNAGGVACTVRDTRGQEIAAACGQLAAEG, from the coding sequence ATGACTGCCCTCCCGCTCGTTTTCGACGCTCCCAAGCGCGGCCTGCCGCCGCGCCACCTCGCCGACCTTTCGGTGGCCGAGCGCGCCGCCGCCGTCGCCGAGCTGGGGGAGAAGCCGTTCCGCGCGAAGCAGCTGTCGAACCACTACTTCTCGCGCCTGACGGTCGACCCGGCGGAGATGACCGACATCCCGGCGGCGTCGCGGGACCGCCTGGTCGCGGACCTGATGCCGACGTTGCTGACCGAGGTCCGCGCCCTGGCGGCCGACAACGGCGCGACCCGCAAGACGCTGTGGCGCGCCCACGACGGCACGCTCCTGGAGAGCGTCCTGATGCGCTACCCGGACCGCGCGACGCTGTGCATCTCCAGCCAGGCCGGCTGCGGTATGGCGTGCCCCTTCTGCGCGACCGGCCAGGGCGGCCTCGACCGCAACCTGTCAACGGCGGAGATCGTGGACCAGGTCCGGTCAGCCGCAGCGGTCATGCGCGACGGCACGATGCCCGGTGGGCCGGGCCGGCTGTCCAACATCGTCTTCATGGGCATGGGTGAGCCGCTGGCCAACTACAAGCGTGTGGTGGCCGCGGTCCGGCGGATCACCGATCCCGCGCCGGGTGGGCTGGGGATCGGCCAGCGGTCGGTGACGGTGTCGACGGTGGGTTTGGCGCCGGCGATTCGCAAGCTGGCGGACGAGAAGATGCAGGTGCGGCTGGCCGTTTCGCTGCACACGCCGGACGACGAGCTGCGGGACACGCTGGTGCCGGTGAACGAGCGCTGGTCGGTGGACGAGGTTCTGTCGGCTGCTCGGTACTACGCCGACACTTCCGGGCGTCGGGTGTCCATTGAGTACGCTTTGATCCGGGACATCAATGACCAGCCGTGGCGGGCGGAGTTGCTGGCGAAGCGGTTGCGGAAGCACTTGGGTCAGTTGGTGCACGTGAACGTGATTCCGTTGAATCCGACGCCGGGTTCGAAGTGGGACGCGTCGCCGAAGCCGGTGGAGCGGGAGTTCGTGCGGCTGGTCAACGCCGGCGGTGTGGCCTGTACTGTGCGGGACACTCGGGGTCAGGAGATCGCGGCCGCTTGTGGTCAGCTGGCCGCCGAAGGCTGA
- a CDS encoding CpaB family protein, which produces MRSRFILAVAVVLGTAACSTATGGQAQPVPTVTKVAGPQVVVATMHVALPVGTRYTDKSQDGLLDGCVAEGSAVCHARLLDLREAASDPNAPLNLPSAKRPFGWYTGTDVPTCITAASPPGDAAVATGSDLLDSGFKPIGPKKAEYGKWQVTCQDATQNNQVRMWWLPTSKILVVEYGSSRDWDEKMDAMLAAATFS; this is translated from the coding sequence GTGCGGAGCCGTTTCATCCTGGCCGTCGCGGTGGTGCTGGGCACCGCCGCGTGCAGTACCGCCACCGGTGGTCAGGCACAGCCCGTCCCGACCGTGACCAAGGTCGCCGGGCCGCAGGTCGTCGTGGCGACCATGCACGTCGCCCTGCCCGTCGGGACGCGGTACACGGACAAGAGCCAGGACGGCCTGCTCGACGGCTGCGTCGCCGAAGGCAGCGCCGTCTGCCACGCGCGGCTGCTGGACCTGCGCGAAGCGGCTTCGGACCCCAACGCGCCCCTCAACCTGCCCAGCGCGAAGCGGCCCTTCGGCTGGTACACCGGCACGGACGTCCCGACCTGCATCACCGCCGCGTCGCCGCCCGGGGACGCCGCCGTCGCGACCGGCAGCGATCTCCTCGACTCCGGCTTCAAGCCGATCGGCCCCAAGAAGGCCGAGTACGGCAAATGGCAGGTCACCTGCCAGGACGCGACCCAGAACAACCAGGTCCGGATGTGGTGGCTGCCGACGAGCAAGATCCTCGTGGTCGAGTACGGGTCGTCCCGCGACTGGGACGAGAAGATGGACGCGATGCTCGCCGCGGCGACCTTCAGCTGA
- a CDS encoding VOC family protein gives MAIDPSTTPSPVPAGIPCWIELACREQAVAERFYGALFGWTYTTQRDPATSDGRYAIATLDTVPVGGLYRAAQGAPLGWMPHLSVPHTASAAEWVEHLGGKLTLGPMPIPQRGTILHAYDACGAPVVFWEVPPDWQFVTGIPNTFSGADLNTHDGVAADHFYTKLFTYGSHQIGDGESLDYVEWLIEHEPVLYRYVMGSEYSLDTPPHWLVYFDIDPARGVDAVAGEALMNGGTVVIQPYDTPFGRMSILADPEGAVFAVIDHSRVSEDWGRAEVDDPYDD, from the coding sequence ATGGCGATCGACCCGTCCACCACCCCATCCCCGGTCCCGGCCGGAATTCCGTGCTGGATCGAGCTGGCCTGCCGCGAGCAGGCCGTGGCGGAAAGATTCTACGGTGCCCTCTTCGGCTGGACCTACACCACTCAGCGCGACCCGGCGACGTCCGACGGCCGGTACGCCATCGCGACGCTCGACACCGTCCCGGTGGGCGGTCTCTACCGCGCCGCCCAGGGCGCGCCACTGGGCTGGATGCCGCACCTGTCCGTGCCGCACACCGCGAGCGCGGCCGAATGGGTGGAGCACCTCGGCGGAAAGCTGACGCTCGGCCCGATGCCGATCCCGCAGCGCGGCACGATCCTGCACGCCTACGACGCGTGCGGCGCGCCGGTGGTGTTCTGGGAGGTGCCACCGGACTGGCAGTTCGTCACCGGGATCCCCAACACCTTCAGCGGCGCGGACCTCAACACCCACGACGGCGTCGCGGCGGATCACTTCTACACCAAGCTCTTCACCTACGGGAGCCACCAGATCGGCGACGGCGAATCGCTGGACTACGTCGAATGGCTCATCGAGCACGAGCCGGTGCTGTACCGGTACGTGATGGGCTCGGAGTACAGCCTCGACACCCCGCCGCACTGGCTCGTCTACTTCGACATCGACCCGGCGCGCGGGGTCGACGCGGTCGCCGGCGAAGCGCTGATGAACGGCGGCACCGTGGTGATCCAGCCCTACGACACGCCGTTCGGCCGGATGTCGATCCTCGCCGATCCCGAAGGCGCCGTCTTCGCGGTGATCGACCACTCGCGCGTGTCTGAGGACTGGGGCCGCGCCGAGGTCGACGACCCCTACGACGACTGA
- a CDS encoding PadR family transcriptional regulator, whose amino-acid sequence MRRQRHPFTQDHPFAQERGRAPFGGFGDFPPGFGPRGGRGRGHGPGRRGHGGRRSRRGDVRAAILALLAEQPRHGYEIIREIGERSGGFWRPSPGSVYPTLQLLADEGLVIGKDEHGKKLFELTDAGRTAAEEQDSTPPWEQIAQDVEPGEIGLAKAGKNLAAAVVQIMRAGTESQQARAADVLNDARRSLYGILGEDEDESSASSEETAE is encoded by the coding sequence ATGCGTAGGCAACGACACCCCTTCACCCAAGATCACCCCTTCGCCCAGGAACGTGGGCGCGCACCCTTCGGTGGCTTCGGCGACTTCCCCCCGGGCTTCGGCCCGCGCGGCGGACGCGGCCGGGGTCACGGACCGGGCCGGCGGGGTCACGGCGGACGGCGCAGCCGCCGCGGTGACGTCCGCGCCGCGATCCTGGCGCTGCTCGCCGAGCAGCCCCGGCACGGCTACGAGATCATCCGCGAAATCGGCGAGCGCTCCGGCGGCTTCTGGCGGCCGAGCCCCGGCTCGGTCTACCCGACACTGCAGCTGCTGGCCGACGAAGGCCTGGTCATCGGCAAGGACGAGCACGGCAAGAAGCTCTTCGAGCTGACCGACGCCGGCCGCACCGCCGCTGAGGAGCAGGACAGCACCCCGCCGTGGGAGCAGATCGCGCAGGACGTCGAACCCGGCGAGATCGGGCTCGCCAAGGCGGGCAAGAACCTGGCCGCCGCCGTCGTGCAGATCATGCGGGCGGGCACCGAGAGCCAGCAGGCCCGCGCGGCCGACGTGCTCAACGACGCCCGGCGCTCGCTCTACGGCATCCTCGGCGAAGACGAGGACGAGTCCTCGGCTTCTTCGGAAGAGACAGCCGAGTGA
- a CDS encoding DUF2079 domain-containing protein: MAQPALDAPDVTAPIPRTTAKVRRTSAPPLGVSALWVFTAVPAALALLAAVRAPKMHVLLDFWHVFAKITDDNGHLLLGQVFTYHLDQPFVVPSLLFYADAAWFDGDNRVLTVLTIALLAVAVFALHTMLPRHLNTTTRVALTAAMSWLLFSSHATELWLQSTNGISWVPAVTFCTIAIACAHHGRPIGAYVAAALGCLSFGAALPIWLAIAFIAWLRKESRLHVVVPAAAGMVILAAWWLTKPAGTQSGATAAFDPDGRLSVVAAAVGGLWSVDIAVLAVIAGGLTIAMLALLLRHTITDRPTADAGWAGLACYAFALALMLALGRTTTNVPGGNVGLISRYVLVAALATIALLVLTTLHRPQWSQRYLVVAVVALSLVTHAIGGGKADQVRRSYTPLSLSAIALRVDAPAALEALHIQRAAAPAAHALRAYPFSSAFTLGCHGPELGSHLELTTAQPMSTGGPGTARGALDTPATDAGAITTGWAVINGTQPDCILITDQTGTVTGGGITGLPLTAGQATTASPGATAWQATAGPMNGPLTVLAVQSGRLYRIS, from the coding sequence ATGGCCCAGCCCGCGCTCGACGCCCCGGACGTCACCGCACCGATCCCGCGCACGACCGCGAAGGTCCGGCGGACTTCCGCGCCGCCGCTCGGCGTCTCGGCACTGTGGGTGTTCACCGCCGTTCCCGCTGCGCTGGCGCTTCTCGCTGCGGTACGCGCGCCGAAGATGCACGTGCTGCTCGACTTCTGGCACGTCTTCGCGAAGATCACGGACGACAACGGCCATCTCCTGCTCGGCCAGGTCTTCACCTACCACCTCGACCAGCCGTTCGTCGTGCCGTCGCTGCTGTTCTACGCCGATGCGGCGTGGTTCGACGGCGACAACCGCGTCCTGACCGTCCTGACCATCGCCCTGCTCGCAGTAGCGGTGTTCGCGCTGCACACGATGCTGCCGCGACACCTGAACACGACGACCCGAGTGGCACTGACCGCGGCCATGTCCTGGCTGCTGTTCAGCTCCCACGCCACCGAACTGTGGCTGCAGAGCACGAACGGCATCAGCTGGGTCCCCGCGGTGACGTTCTGCACGATCGCGATCGCCTGCGCTCACCACGGCCGCCCGATCGGCGCATACGTGGCCGCCGCGCTGGGCTGTCTCAGTTTCGGTGCCGCGTTGCCGATCTGGCTCGCGATCGCCTTCATCGCGTGGCTGCGCAAGGAATCCCGGCTCCACGTCGTGGTCCCTGCGGCAGCCGGGATGGTCATCCTCGCGGCCTGGTGGCTCACCAAGCCCGCCGGAACGCAGTCCGGGGCGACCGCCGCCTTCGACCCGGACGGACGGCTCTCCGTCGTCGCCGCCGCGGTCGGCGGACTGTGGTCGGTGGACATTGCCGTCCTCGCGGTCATCGCCGGCGGCCTGACCATCGCCATGCTCGCCCTGCTGCTACGCCACACGATCACCGACCGGCCGACGGCTGACGCCGGGTGGGCAGGTCTGGCTTGCTACGCCTTCGCGCTGGCTTTGATGCTCGCGCTCGGCCGGACCACGACGAACGTCCCCGGCGGCAACGTCGGGCTGATCAGCCGGTACGTCCTGGTCGCGGCGCTCGCCACGATCGCGCTGCTCGTTCTGACCACGCTGCACCGTCCACAGTGGTCACAACGCTACCTCGTCGTGGCGGTCGTCGCGCTGTCCCTGGTTACGCACGCCATCGGCGGCGGCAAGGCCGACCAGGTGCGCCGCAGCTATACGCCGCTGAGCCTGTCTGCGATCGCTCTCCGAGTCGACGCGCCCGCGGCGCTGGAGGCATTGCACATCCAGCGCGCCGCCGCCCCCGCGGCTCACGCGTTGCGTGCCTACCCCTTCAGCAGCGCCTTCACTCTCGGCTGCCACGGCCCCGAACTCGGCAGCCACCTCGAACTGACGACCGCGCAACCGATGTCCACCGGCGGCCCCGGCACCGCACGCGGAGCGCTCGACACTCCCGCCACCGACGCCGGCGCCATCACCACCGGCTGGGCCGTCATCAACGGCACCCAGCCGGATTGCATCCTCATCACCGACCAAACCGGCACGGTCACCGGCGGCGGCATCACCGGTCTGCCGCTCACCGCCGGACAAGCCACAACAGCCTCACCCGGCGCCACGGCCTGGCAGGCAACAGCAGGCCCGATGAACGGACCGCTCACAGTGCTCGCCGTCCAGAGCGGACGCCTCTACCGGATCAGCTGA
- a CDS encoding MFS transporter: MLTETRSRFALAAVCLGFVMITLDATIVNLALPAIGADFGEPSTAALQWVVDAYTVTLAAFLLTWGAAGDRWGSRRVFETGVAVFVVASIACALAGSATWLIAARAVQGAGAAALLPSSLALIVHQFPDARERARALGVWGGMSGVGLAAGPMLGGLAVGLADWRLVFAVNVPVGIVAIVLTRRAVAEPPRHETTRLDLAGQVSGTASLAGFVAGFIESGHAGWSAPGTLALLGGGVVAGVVFVAVEKRVPDPVLPLGILKVRNFAVATGIGGLFNFCLYGTLFCLALYLQRAWSLGALAAGFALVPLTVVVGLNAFFSGRLTGRAGPRVPMVAGALAGLVGSAGFALLPADRALVPFAVASVVFGCCSLAMPAMTSLAMNSLPGKAGLAAGVLNASRQTGGAIGVALVGALLPATGMWLVAGGYALVAGLALAERQSS, encoded by the coding sequence ATGCTCACCGAAACCCGCTCCCGGTTCGCGCTCGCCGCCGTCTGCCTGGGCTTCGTGATGATCACGCTCGACGCGACCATCGTGAACCTGGCCCTCCCCGCGATCGGCGCCGACTTCGGCGAGCCGTCGACGGCGGCGCTGCAGTGGGTCGTCGACGCCTACACCGTCACGCTCGCCGCGTTCCTGCTCACCTGGGGCGCCGCCGGGGACCGATGGGGCTCGCGCCGGGTCTTCGAAACGGGTGTCGCCGTGTTCGTCGTCGCGTCCATCGCCTGCGCGCTGGCCGGTTCGGCGACCTGGCTGATCGCCGCGCGGGCGGTGCAGGGCGCGGGCGCCGCTGCGCTGCTGCCGTCGTCCCTCGCGCTGATCGTCCACCAGTTCCCGGACGCGCGGGAGCGCGCGCGTGCGCTGGGCGTGTGGGGCGGTATGAGTGGCGTCGGGCTGGCGGCCGGGCCGATGCTCGGCGGGCTCGCGGTCGGCCTCGCCGACTGGCGGCTCGTCTTCGCCGTCAACGTCCCGGTCGGCATCGTCGCGATCGTCCTGACGCGGCGCGCGGTCGCGGAACCGCCCCGGCACGAGACGACCCGCCTCGACCTCGCCGGCCAGGTCTCCGGCACGGCATCGCTCGCGGGGTTCGTCGCCGGGTTCATCGAGTCCGGGCACGCCGGCTGGTCCGCGCCCGGGACCCTCGCGCTGCTCGGCGGGGGAGTGGTGGCCGGCGTGGTGTTCGTGGCGGTCGAGAAGCGCGTCCCGGATCCCGTGCTCCCGCTCGGGATCCTGAAGGTCCGGAACTTCGCGGTGGCGACCGGGATCGGCGGCCTGTTCAACTTCTGCCTCTACGGCACGCTCTTCTGCCTCGCGCTGTACCTGCAGCGTGCCTGGTCGCTCGGCGCGCTCGCCGCCGGGTTCGCCCTGGTGCCGCTGACGGTGGTGGTCGGGCTCAACGCTTTCTTCAGCGGCCGCCTGACCGGGCGTGCCGGCCCGCGCGTCCCGATGGTCGCGGGTGCGCTGGCCGGGCTCGTCGGCTCAGCGGGCTTCGCGCTGCTGCCCGCGGACCGCGCGCTCGTGCCGTTCGCCGTGGCCTCGGTCGTGTTCGGCTGCTGTTCGCTGGCCATGCCCGCGATGACGTCACTGGCGATGAATTCCTTGCCGGGCAAGGCCGGACTGGCCGCGGGCGTGCTCAACGCGTCCCGCCAGACCGGCGGCGCGATCGGGGTCGCGCTCGTCGGCGCGCTGTTGCCCGCCACCGGGATGTGGCTGGTGGCGGGCGGGTACGCGCTCGTCGCCGGGCTGGCGTTGGCCGAGCGTCAGTCGTCGTAG
- a CDS encoding Lrp/AsnC family transcriptional regulator — protein sequence MPDTIDEIDARLLQALGEDPRSTAVALAERLGLSRNTVQARLARLEQRGVLGSFERRIDPARLGYPLRAFVNAQVDQRRLAEIADALAEIPEVTEVCGLTGASDLMVQVVAVDADDLYRVAGHILASPGVERTNISLVMRELVPYRLAPLLERVHSAHPET from the coding sequence GTGCCGGACACCATCGACGAGATCGACGCGCGCCTGCTCCAGGCGCTGGGGGAGGACCCCCGGTCCACCGCGGTCGCGCTGGCCGAGCGGCTGGGCCTGTCCCGCAACACGGTGCAGGCCCGGCTCGCGCGGCTGGAGCAGCGCGGCGTGCTCGGGTCGTTCGAGCGCCGCATCGACCCGGCCCGGCTGGGCTACCCGCTGCGGGCGTTCGTCAACGCCCAGGTCGACCAGCGGCGGCTGGCGGAGATCGCCGACGCGCTGGCCGAGATCCCGGAGGTCACCGAGGTGTGTGGGCTGACCGGGGCGAGCGACCTGATGGTGCAGGTGGTCGCCGTCGACGCCGACGACCTCTACCGCGTCGCCGGGCACATCCTGGCCTCGCCCGGGGTTGAGCGGACGAACATCTCGCTCGTCATGCGCGAGCTCGTCCCGTACCGCTTGGCGCCCCTGCTCGAGCGCGTGCATTCTGCGCACCCGGAGACCTGA